The Pseudomonadota bacterium DNA segment CTTCGCTCCGGTCGGAATGACAAAAAAGAGTTTTCGAAAAGGACTTCCAGGGCTCAGGAAGACAATTCCCCGGCCCTGTGCGCTGCGGCCTCAAGGGCCCGGTCGAACAGGGTCTGCAGGGCTTCTTCCTTCATGAGAACCTGAAGGCCCGCAGCCGTGGTCCCCTGCGGGCTGGTGACCTTTTCACGCAAGGCCTGCGCCGGTTCTCCTGATTGCCGCAGCAATTCCCCGGCGCCGATGATCGTCTGCCGGGCCAGCGCTTCCGCCAGATCCGGGGCAAGGCCAAGCCAGGTTCCGGCCTGTGTCAGCGTTTCGGCCAGCAGAAAAACCCAGGCCGGGCCGCTGCCGGACAGGGCTGTTACCGCATCCATCAGGCTTTCGTCCGTGATCCAGTGCACCGTTCCCACAGCCTCCAGCAGGCGCCTGCACAGATCCCGCTGCGCCTGTGTCACGGCGGCCGAAGCGCAGGCCACAGTCGCAGACAGGCCCACCGTGGCGGCCAGATTGGGCATGGCCCGCACCACGGGCGCCTTTTCTCCCAGCCGTTCCTCCAGCCAGCGCAGGGTTTTACCGGCGGCAACGGACAGGACGGGAATGCCCTTGTCCGCAAACGGGCGGCAGGCGGGCAGGACAGAGTCCAGGATCTGCGGCTTGACGGCCAGAATAACGGCGTCAACGGGTGTATCCAGGGGAAGGGAGGACAGGCCGGGGTACCAGCGGACACGGGGGTCAGCGGCGTATTTCTCCCGGTTCCGGCTGCCGGGCTGGGCCACACAGGCCTGTTTCACCAGGCCGGCCTTCAGCCAGCCGTCCAGCAGGGCGCTGCCCATATTGCCGCAGCCCGCCAGAACCAGCGAAAACATCAGGCCTCACCCACAGTCTCGAACAGGGCGGCGTTCATGGCCTCGGCGGCGGGTTTTCCGCCCCAGATCACGAACTGGAATGCGGGGTAGAAGCGGTCACACTCGGCCATGGCCATGTCCAGTATATCCGCTGCCTGGGGCCCTGTGACGCCGTCCGTACCCCGCAGCATCAGGCCATAGCGGAACGCAGGTGTCAGGCTTTCCGTATCCAGATCGAAATGCCCCGCCCACAGGCGTCCGTTGATGGTGGCCAGAAGGTCGTGCACAGCGACCTTGCGGCCCGGGGGAACGCGCAGGTCATAGTGGCAGGAAAAATGCAGGATCCGGGCCTCCGGATGCCAG contains these protein-coding regions:
- the proC gene encoding pyrroline-5-carboxylate reductase, with the translated sequence MFSLVLAGCGNMGSALLDGWLKAGLVKQACVAQPGSRNREKYAADPRVRWYPGLSSLPLDTPVDAVILAVKPQILDSVLPACRPFADKGIPVLSVAAGKTLRWLEERLGEKAPVVRAMPNLAATVGLSATVACASAAVTQAQRDLCRRLLEAVGTVHWITDESLMDAVTALSGSGPAWVFLLAETLTQAGTWLGLAPDLAEALARQTIIGAGELLRQSGEPAQALREKVTSPQGTTAAGLQVLMKEEALQTLFDRALEAAAHRAGELSS
- a CDS encoding YbjN domain-containing protein; the encoded protein is MTSLAADTGVSTANPLDIVEEILTDRQWSWERTADTEVAMEVHGQWCVLTMALVWHPEARILHFSCHYDLRVPPGRKVAVHDLLATINGRLWAGHFDLDTESLTPAFRYGLMLRGTDGVTGPQAADILDMAMAECDRFYPAFQFVIWGGKPAAEAMNAALFETVGEA